ATCCATCAATAACAAATCATAATCAGTTTCAAATACTGCATCTAGCGCGTCTTGACCCCTCTCAAAATCATCCACGTCATAATCTAAAGATTCAAGATACTCTTTAATGCTCACTCGGTAACTAAAATCATCCTCTAACAGTAAAATTTTCATATCAACCTTCCTATTGGCGCCATCTTAGCGAATTTTTGTTGAAAAAGATATAGTTTTTTCTAATAAAAATGGCATCAAAAAAATGAGAAATTTTGACGAAAAAATTTTAAAAAATTTGCAAAAAAGCCTAGAAGCCCAAGATTAGGGAACAAGATAGGGGAAATGTCCCTTCTATCATGATAAAAAATAACAATTTTTATCCTGTTTGTTACGTTAATTTTACATTGACATGATAAGGCAGATATAAGGGCTAAGATATGTCAATAAGATACATTTTTCTAATACTTCTACCCGCGTCAATTTGCGGTGATAGGGGAAATTAATTTTATATGATATAAAATGATAAGAGAAAAGAAAAAGGAGCCCTGTGGTGCGGATGAAAAAAACACTTGCAGACCTAGCAAAAACGGCGCAAAATGCGATACCAGAATTGCCCTCTTTGGAGGCGACGACAAAAATCGCCATTACTGGCTTGAGTCATTCGGGAAAGACGGTTTTTATCACCTCTTTGATTGATCAATTATTGAATCAAAAAAAAGTCTCATGGCTGACTTCAAAACACCGTCCATTCAAAGTGAGACTTGCGCCTCCAAAAGCCACTATGAAGCGTTTTGATTACTATACTTTTGCCCGAGAGATTAAGCAAAAATCAGCATGGCCCAACGGTACTGATACCATCACGTCGACGGTGTTAGAATTTGAAAAAAAGAGCAAGTTCTCATTTTTGAAAAATTCAAGATTTAAATTGGAGATTATCGATTATCCAGGGGAGTGGATTTTAGATATTGGCCTCTTAAATCTCAGTTATGAAGCGTGGTCTACTCGAGTACTAACATGGCTTCAAGAGAGCGAAGAACCCGAGGCATTGCGTTATTTGGATGAGCTTAAAACACTCTGCGACCAAAGTGGTGGTCCTGTACTTGAGCACAAGCTTCATGATAGTTACTGCACACTGTTGCATCATCTCAAAGAGCGTCACTACTCGCTTCTCACACCGGGACGCTTCTTGATGCCCGCTGATCTTGCGGGAGATCCATTGTTGGTTTTTGCACCGATTGCCAATACAAAGTGTGCCTTGCATGCGGTCTATAAAAAACGCTATGATGCTTATTTGCACGATATTGTTCGAGATATTCAATTGAAACACTTCCATGGATTTGATCGACAAATTGTCCTGGTTGATATGGTAGAGGCCTTGCAACATGGTCCCAAATGTTATCATGATATGAAAACAGGACTCGACCGAATGCTGTCGCTTTATAGCTATAAAAATAGAAAATTCTTTTTCAAATTTTTTCCCTCCATTCGTAATGTCACTTTTGTCGCAACCAAGGCAGATCTGGTGGCCGCCTCACAAAGTAATAATTATCTCGCACTACTTGATGAAATGACAGAGAATATTCGAGCAGAACTTGATATTAGCCACATCAAGACCAACACTCAAGTGATAGCTTCGGTGAAATGTACACAAAGCATCACCCAGCAATATCAAGGCAAAACACTCTCATTTGTGCGAGGTGTGAGTGCCAAAGATAAAAAACTGGTCGAAATCTATCCCGGAGAAATGCCATCTTCTTATCCTCCCCCAACACAATGGCGTGCGGACCATTATGCGTATGAAGCATTTTTGCCACCACAAAAATCGTACAAAGAGAACGAACCCTTTGATCACATCCATATGGATCGCGTGATTGAATCCCTTATTGGAGATTTGTTATGAGTATTAAACCGTTTAAAAAAATCATACAACCCCAACAACCCGATGATTTTAAAGAACCACCCATCAAGCCATTTAAGATGGAACCAACCGGAGCGCTAGATACACATATGGAGAATGTAGAAGATGCAACGGGTGCATATGATGCTAAAAATCGCTCCTCTTTTGAGAAGTTTTTTGCTTCTTTTCGTACTATTTGGGGAATTGGCATAGCACTTTTGTTTTTTATTGTTGTGATGATTGTTTCAGATACAATCCAAAGCATTCAGGACATCATGATAGAAGGAAGTGTTGCACAATATCTCTACCTTGTGGGGTTGTTGGTGTTGTTACTAGCCTTAATCTTGAATCTTTTTAGCACGGTCAAACAGTTAAAAACATTGCAGCGTGTCACCGATATCCAAGCTCAATTTGAGCGTCAAAAAAAGCAACCAACACAAGAGATTGTCGGTTTGGTACACCATCTTTTGAGGCGATATGAACACAACCCTGACCCCAAATTGCAACAGCACATTACCCAAATACGGACCGCACTCGATTCGGCTGTTGTGTATCATGAACTCTATCATGATATCGATGGCGGGTTGCTTTCAATATTAGATGAACATGCCAAAAAAAGAATCCACAAAGCTTCCTTGCAAGCGGCACTCTCCACGGCGATTTCTCCGATACCCCTTTTTGATATGCTGTTGATTTTTTGGCGGAGTTTGTTGCTGACCAAAGAGATTGCCTTAGTTTATGGGTTTTGCCCAGGAGGGCTCACGCGTCTTATCTTGCTCAAAAAAGCAGTCGTTCATATTGCTTTTGCCGGTGTTGCAGAATTGGCCGCAGACCTTGCCAATCAAGTAACAGGAGCATCCATGCTCACAAAATTTTCAGAATCTATAGGGCAGGGTATTGCCAATGGCGTGCTGCTCTCACGTTTGGGTTATGGTATCATGGACGCGTGTCGTCCCATCGCACTTGGAGAGAAAAAGAGCAGCTTTGCAAGAGAACTTCTCAAAGATATTGCGCAATATTTCAAAATTTATACCCCACATGAACCCATATAACCTGAAATCTCTTATTTTGCGAAGCATAAGTCTTATGTATCATAATTAAGGCAGTATCTCACAAGTAAAAAAGAAAAATTTTGTTAAAATACTGCCATTCTTTTAAGGGGCAGGTTGTCATGGAGAAAAAATTTAGTTTATTTAATTACTTTCATATTGCTTCGTATATGGTACTTCTTGCCCTGGTTACGGTTTTGATTACATTTGTTTTTTATGATGCCAATACCAAATTCAAACAAGAATCTATCAAGATAGAACAAGAGCAACTCAAGAGTAAAAAAAAGAAACTAAAAGAATCCGTACAAAATTTTGTCAATTATATTTATCTACGGCAAAAAGAAGTCTATGCACAGACTAAAGAGAGTGCAAAAGCACGTACTCTCAGAGCCTATGACATCGCGATGAATCTGTATCAAACTTATAAAAATCAACGCAGTGATGCTGAAATTCAAGAGATGATTATTGCGGTTTTGCAATCTTTTAAATACAAAAATAAACAAGAATATTATTTTATTGTACAACGTAATGGCACGGGGTTATTGTTCCCTATAGAGCCTAGTTTGAAGGGTAAAAATGTGCTAGAGACTACCAATCAGCATGCCAAAGAAGTATCCCAAAAGATTTTGAATACGATGCGCAATAAAAAAGAGGGGTTTTTAGAATACAAGTGGAAGCAATCCTATCATGATAAGCACCAATATGACAAAATCTCTTATATGAAAGTGTTTGAGCCTTATGATTGGATTATCGGTACGGGCGTTTATGTCAAAGACATTGAAGCAAAAATCAAAGATGAGATTGTTAATGATGACAATAGACTCAGATATAGTAAAAATTATATTTTTATAGGCAAATGGGATGGGACGTCATTGACCTATCCGACAAAAAACAAAAATATGTATGATGTTGTTGACAAATCTGGTTATTATGTTGTGCGAGAATTAATCAAAAAGGCAAAAGAAGGCGGGGGCTTTATCAGCTACACCATGCCTAAATTGCAACACGAACGCAGTATCAAAAAACTCAGTTATGTCCAAGGAATCCCACAGTGGCACTGGTATGTCGGCTCGGGTGTTTATTTGGATGATATGAATCATGAAATTGAAGTCTTGCGTAAGGCGATAGTACAACGTTCAAATGAACAATTGGTCTATATGTTGGTTTTTGTTTTGGGCGTGGCCGGTATCTTTGCGTGGTTTTACACTTTTATTACAAAAAAGATAAAAAAAGATTTTTTAGTCTTTTCTGATTTCTTTGATACCCTCTCTCACCGGAATTTTTTTATTAATACGCATGCTCTTAAATTTAGTGAATTTAGAGAACTGGCACATCATGCCAATAAAATGCTCGAGTCAAAATTAAAAGTTATGGAAGATTTAGAAGCGTATAAGAAGATTGTCTCAAATTCCGATGATTTTCTTGCTTTGATTGACCAAAATTATATTTATCGCGCGATTAGCGGAGGATATGAGACACTGTTTCAAAAAAGTAAAGAAGAGATTTTAGGCAAGAGTATTGCCTCGTTGTTGGGAGAAGAATTTTTCTATAAAAATATCAAAAAATATAGTGATCGTGCACTCTCTGGGGTATCGTTTGAGCGAGAGTATTGGTATGTCACAAATGAACAACGATACTATTTTCATGCCAAGTATTTTCCTTATTTTAATCATCCCGATGATACATTACCAGCAGCATATGTCGTCTCTGCACGCGATATTACAGAAAAGAAAAAATACCACGACCAATTGATTGCTTCAGAAAAAGAATTGGTATTTTTGGCACACAATGATGCTTTGACATCACTACCAAATCGTCTCTTATTGCTTGATCGCATTCAACAAGCTGTTGCGCATCATCATCGTTATGGTAACAAGTTTGCCGTGTGTTATATTGATTTGGATAATTTTAAAAAAATCAATGACAGTTATGGACACTCTTATGGCGATGAAGTGTTAAAACAATTCTCTCAAAAGGTTTTAAAAATCATACGAGAATCTGACACATTATCACGTATTGGTGGAGATGAATTTATTTTGTTATTAGAGACCATCAAAGACCCTGTTGAAGTGTTGTCGGTTATGTTAAAAATACAAAATATTTTTTTAGAGCCTTTTATCATCAAAGATTTTACATTTTTTCTCAGTTGTAGTATCGGAATTAGCGTCTATCCCGATCATGGCAGCAACAGTGAAACCCTCATAAAAAATGCGGATATTGCCATGTATAAAGCAAAAAATTCAGGGAAGAATACGCATGCCTTTTTTAAAGATGAGATGTCCATAGCCACCGTTGCAAAAGTCAATATAGAAAATGATTTGCGCGAGGCAATCAACAAGCAACAATTTCAAGTCTATTATCACCCTCAAGTCGATTTAAAAACTCAAAAACTCGTCGGATTGGAAGCTTTATTACGATGGAATCATCCTGAAAAAGGCTTGCTATTGCCGCGACATTTTATCGATATTTGTGAAGAAACACGTTTGATTATTTCGATTGGTGAATGGGTGATGCGACAAAGTTGTGAGGATTTATTGTCTTTGCAACACGAGGGATTACTCTCAAAAGATGTGCGAATTTCTATCAATGTTTCTGGCGTGCAGATTGAATACAGTGATTTTTTACCGGTAGTTCAAGATGTGATTGAAACAACGGCCATTGATCCGCAAATATTAGAGATTGAAATCACAGAATCGTTCATCATGCAGGATCCAAAGCGTTGGATTAACCTTTTGGAAGTATTACGCGAGATGCATGTCAAAATTGTGATTGATGACTTTGGTACGGGATACTCTTCGCTGAGCTATTTACTACGATTGCCGATTGATAAATTGAAAGTGGATATGTCGTTTGTGAGTAATATTCCAGAAGATGAAGATGCCTGTGCCATTGTCCGTACGATTCTTGATTTGGCATCGAATATGAAAATCTCCTCTTTGGCTGAGGGGATTGAAACAAAAGAACAAGAGCAATATCTCGCAAAACACGGATGCGAACAAGGTCAAGGATACCTGTATGCCAAACCAATGAGTTTGGAAATGTTGAAAACCTGGATAAAAAATAGAAATACGACACACCACTGATCTGATGGCATCTCAGATCAGCGTATGAGGGGTTATGCTTTTGGGATTTTAATAACCAAAACCCCCTGTTTATATTGAGTCTTCATCTCTTTCATCTTGGCGTTATTGGGAAGTAAAAAGCTCCTAAAATATGAATTTGTATAAGAGGAACTTTGATAGTTCTGTTGATTTTTCGTCACATTTTTTTGATAACTTCTTGCATTGATGTAGAGCATATTTTTATTGGTTTTGATATCAATATTACTCTGTTCAAATCCAGGTAAGTTTACCGTGATGACATAAGCATCTCGGGTGTTTTTAAAGCTGCTTTTTGCTGCTGTTACGGGATTTGTTATCGCGTGACTTCCAAAATATTTCTGATGCAAATCTCTAAACAGCTTTCCCATCGTTTGTTCCATATGCTCAAAATCACTAGAAATTGAAGATGGATTGGATGGATTCGTTTGCGCGTTGGCAGATATTAAAAATCCACTTAGAAGTGCTATTGTCAATGCTGTATTTACAGTTTTCATGCGTCTCTCCTATCTGTTTTTTAATATTTTCATTGATAATTTTAATACCCTTTTTTAAAGATTTAGTAAATAAAAAAACAACAAACTTATAAAAATTATTTTATAACTTAATTTTACATTTAAAAATAAAGTTAACTTTTATTCTGTCTTAGAGCTTAAAACAATCTGCAATAGAATCCATAAAAAGGTCATTTTAATCTTTTTAATTCAATATAAAGGTAGAAACAATGGTATATTCTAAACCGACATATAAACCTCGTTATGAGAATTTTATCGGAGGTGAGTGGGTCGCGCCCGTAAATGGTGTATATTTTGATAATCTTTCCCCTGTTGATGGTGAAGTTTTAACTCAAATTCCTCGTTCGAGTACGGCCGATGTTGATGCTGCAGTTGCTGCTGGTGTCAAGGCTTTTGAATCCTATAAGCACACTTCTGTGATTGAACGCAGTACGTTACTCAATAAAATGGCAGATGCTATCGAAGCAAATCTAGAATCCATCGCAATCGCTGAGACTTTAGATAACGGAAAAGCCATACGTGAAACACTGAATGCCGATATTCCTTTGGTGGTAGATCATTTTAGATATTTTGCTTCTGTGATTCGAGGAGAAGCAGGAAGTGTGGCTGACCTTGATGAAAATACTACTTCACAAGAAATCTATGAGCCCCTTGGTGTGGTCGCACAGATTATTCCATGGAATTTCCCTCTTTTGATGGCCGCATGGAAAATCGCTCCAGCTATCGCTGCTGGTAATTGTGTGGTTTTAAAACCAGCCAGTGCGACTCCGATGTCAATCTTACTCATGATGGAAGCCGTTCAGGATATTGTGCCAAAAGGGGTGATTAATATTATCAACGGAGCCGGTGGCAAAATCGGAAAACACCTCTCCACCCATCCAGATATCAAAAAAGTTGGCTTTACCGGTGAGACGACAACGGGTCAGTTGATTATGCAATATGCTACTGAAAATATTATCCCTTCCACGCTAGAATTAGGTGGCAAATCTCCTAATATCTTTTTTGAATCCATTATGGATAAAGATGATGAATTTTTTGATAAAGCCATCGAAGGATTGGTATTATTTGCCTTTAATAGTGGTGAAGTATGTACCTGCCCATCTCGAGCATTGATTCAAGAGTCTATTTATGAACCTTTTATGAAAAGAGTTTTAGAGCGAGTCAAAGCCATTACGCAAGAAAATCCGTTAGATACCGAGACGAAAATGGGAGCACAAGCCTCAGTCAATCAAAAAGAAAAAATCCTCGACTATCTTCGTATCGGTAAAGAAGAAGGAGCAGAATGCCTCATTGGGGGTGAAGAATACGTCAATAAAACATTTCCAAACGGCAACTATATCCAACCGACCATCTTCAAAGGTCACAATAAAATGAGAATCTTCCAAGAAGAGATTTTTGGCCCAGTGCTTTGTGTCACGACGTTTAAAGATGAAGCCGAAGCGCTTGAAATTGCTAATGATACAATCTATGGTCTTGGCTCTGGTCTTTGGTCACGAGATGTCCATCAGGTGCATAATGTATCACGGGGTATTGAAGCCGGTCGTGTTTGGGTGAATTGTTATCACCTCTATCCATCCCATGCTTCATTTGGGGGATACAAAAAATCAGGTATTGGACGTGAAACACACATGATGATGTTGAATGCTTACCGACATACTAAAAATATCTTGACATCATTTGACAAAAATAAATTAGGATTTTTTTAATCATGATGAGCGTATGGCATCGTGCTATACGCTCCTTTTAAGGAGATAAAAGATGGAAAAAGTGAAACGACTCGTCGCGACTCCCGAAGCACTGGAAGTCATTGAAATGCTCAAAAAAGAAAATGGTGAATTGGTTTTTAATCAAAGTGGCGGTTGCTGTGATGGTACCGCGCCTATGTGCTATGAAAAAGGTGATTTCCACATTCCTTCAAGAAATGTCAAACTTGGTGAAATCGGGGGATGTGAGTTTTTTATTGATAAAGACCAATTTGAATATTTTCGCTACTCCCAAGTTATCGTTGATGTTAAAAAAGAAAACGGCGCCTTTGGCAATTCCTTTTCTCTTGAAATTGATTTGGGGTATCAGTTTATCACCCGCTCGCGCATTTTTACTGATGAGGAGAATAAGGCCTTACAAGATAGTAATCTTACCTCCTCTTAAAGCCTACATCAATTTACTATAGACAATGTAGGTAATTATAAATCCAAACGCAGATGATGCGATTAAAGGGGCACCGTATAAGAAAGCGGCAAATACTTTAATCAAAATACTTTTTTTGATTTTGAGTAAAAATATAATAAGAGAACCGATAAATGTCGTCAGAAAGATGTATAAGAATACTTCTACCAACGAATGCCCCGCTTTAAAAAAGCCAAAATAACTCATGAAAATAGTAAAGACAAACATCACAGAAAAATAAAAAGTCACATTGCTTTGTGTGTTGTAACGTTCAAAGTTTTCATTGATGGTCATCTCACTCGCTTTGAAGCCATTTTTTTCATGCCTTCTTTTTGCTTCGATGGCCTTTTTTTCGAAGTATAAAAAGACAATGACGCTGATGATGACGCCGATAAATACCAGTGGAAATAATTGTGCCATGAAAACTCCTCTTTTAAAATAGATGTAACTTAGCTTTATTATAATATAAAAAACTATAATATTTATTAAAAATAAAATTAAGAATGAAAAAAGTGTGCGTCGTGATACTATCGGTGCAATAAGACCAAAATATGATGATATTTTGGTGATAGTTTAAATTCTGATAAAGTGATGTTATTATGTACAAAATTATAGTAAGAATCGCATCAAAAAGTTTTATAATTCCAAGGATAAAATATTAGGAGACACAGTGAGAACAAGAATCGAACATGATTTAATCGGTGAAAAAGAGATACCCAATGACGTATATTATGGTGTACAAACAGCCAGAGCGATGGAAAACTTTCATATTACAGGGGTGCGGTTGTCGCGTTTCCCTACTTTCATTGTTTCGTTAGCGAAAGTTAAAAAGGCCGTGGCTTTGGCAAACTTTGAATTACAGCTTTTGAGCGAAGAAAAAGCCGAGGCAATTTGCAAAGCTTGTGATGCTATTATCGAAGGAAAATATCATGATCAATTTGTCGTTGATATGATTCAAGGGGGTGCAGGAACTTCTACCAACATGAATGCCAATGAAGTGATTGCGAACATTGGATTAGAATTTATGGGACACAAAAAGGGTGAATATCAATACCTCCATCCTAATAATGATGTCAATCTCTCACAATCTACCAATGATGCTTATCCTACTGCTATCAATGTCAATCTCTATGAAAAATTGATAGAGTTTACCGAATCCTTAGCCGTAATTCGTGATGCATTTTTTAATAAAGCCTCAGAATTTAAAGATGTGATTAAGATGGGACGAACCCAACTCCAAGATGCTGTGCCGATGACATTAGAGCAAGAATTTCGAGCTTATGGTATTATGATTCATGAAGATATTTATCGTGTGAGTGAAACATTGCGCTTGGTCAAAGAGATTAATTTAGGCGCTACAGCGATTGGTACAGGGATTAACACCCACCCTGATTATGCCAAGACGGTAGAGGCGAAATTGCAAGAAGTGACCCATCGTCCTTTTGTGACAGCAGAAGATTTGGTAGAAGCCACACAAGGTACGGGAGCTTATATTCAAATATCAGGCGTACTCAAACGTGTCGCAACAAAAATGTCCAAAATTTGCAATGACTTGCGTCTTTTAAGTTCGGGTCCTAGAACCGGATTTGGAGAGATTAATCTCCCCGCAATGCAACCGGGTAGTTCTATTATGCCAGGCAAAGTCAATCCCGTGATTCCAGAAGTCGTCAATCAAGTATGTTTTCAAGTAATCGGAAGCGATGTAGCCGTGACCATGGCAGCAGAAGCGGGACAGTTACAACTCAATGTTTTTGAACCGTTGATTATCTACAATCTGAGCAACTCAATCAATATGATGAAAAATGCCTTTGAAACCTTAGCGTATAAATGTGTTGATGGGATTACCGCCAATAAAGAGCATTGCTTGGATTTGGTGCTCAATAGTATCGGATTGGTGACAGCGCTCAATCCGTATTTAGGATATGAAAATTCGACTCTTGTGGCCAAAGAAGCGCTCAAAACAGGAGGTTCTGTTTATAATATTGTTTTAGAAAAAGGTTTGCTCTCCAAAGAAGAGTTGGATGAGATTATCAAACCTGAAAATATGATTAGTCCTAAAAATATTACAACAAAACATTAAGGCAAGGCTTCCTCTTCCATCGCCATCATCAAAAATCCGGTAAAGGCGGCATTTTCAAAGCTGAGTGATTTATGAACCAGCGCTTGCATCTTTTTTAGTGTTTTAGTGTAGGCTACATAAAAGTCATACGAAGGTCTTGGTTTGTACACAAGCCCTTCGAGTTCGAAAAATTTGATGATATTTTTAGTCGTTGTCGGTTTGATAAAAAAATTTTTGTTTCGTGCATAGTAGTAGGGAATCAGCGTGATGATAGACCATTTGGCCAGTCGGTGAATCAAGAGGACATCTACCATACTCTCAAAACCGGCTCTTTTATCACCGTGTATGAGTTCATATAACCCGATGGAGAGCATATCTTTTTGCTCGTGCCCCATGCCTTTGATCATATCGCGTACTTTGGGTTTTTCAAACAGCGAAACAAGTGAGGAGCGAGAGACGATTTTCGTAAAATTTTCGCAAATGAGTTCGGGATTGGCAAATTGATCGGGGGCAAACAACGTACGCACATGCGCTTCTACTTTTGCGGTATTATGTCGTTTCATGACAGGTTGTAGACCAATATCTTCAAACCCTTTGGGATAGAGCTCGAAAAAGTATGCCTGGGTATTTTTGAGTTTTTCTATATTCATGAGATTACCTTTATAAAAAGGGTATTTTATCATTTTCTTATCAATAAGTTTGATTTTCAAAAAGTTAAGAGATATTTGAGCGCGAGATTTTGGATTTCTAGGCGTTATTTCTCTTCTTCTATATCAGCACTTTTTTATATGGGCTATTGTAAACTCTTTAGTATTATTAACAAAGATTATAGAGGAGTACCTTATGAGATTACTATTGATGATGGCGGTGATAATCGGGTCACTTTGGGCACAAACAGATGAGAATCCGAGTATGATGATTACAAAAACGCAAACATTTACCGCAACGGTTGCGCCTGATAAACTCTCTACAAAACTTGTCTTTAATATCATAGAAAAGGATTATACCAAAACATCCCAGACGCTCACATCGCTTTCTCATATACTAAAAAAGCATGAAAAGATTTGTAAAAATAGTGGTTACATGATCAACAAAGCTATGGAGTGGGACAGTAAAGCGCGCAAAAATGTCTTTATAGGATATCGTGGTGTGCTCACTCTTGAGTGTACCTATGACCAAGCCAGTCAGATTGAAACAGTCTATAACGAACCGGCAATCAAAAGTATGATTGCGCGAAACAAAAACGTGAGTGTCTCCAATTTTGGAACGCAGTGGATTGTCTCACAAGAGACGCTCAAAAAGCAACAAGATGCATTGCAAGAGCAGGCTATTATCTTTAGCAGTGATTTTGAAACGCGCCTTTCGAAACTTTTGAAACGCACTTGTATGACTAAAAATATCAGCCTTATAGGGGTACAAAATCAGCCAATGCCGATGATGAAACACGCCGTGATGCTCTCTCGCAGCGCGGCATCAGACCGCATTGAAGCTGCCCAACCTTCAAAACAAGATTTGACGCTACGTTATCGCGCCCGTTATGTGTTTACTTGTGTGCCAAAAAGCGTGCTTAAATAAAAGAGCTGAGCATCTTAATACTGAGTGTGATGAGTAAGAGTGCAAAGATTCTCTTCGTGATTTGTACCGGTAAAATATGTGTTAATTTGACGCCGATGGGTGCGGTAAAATAACTACAAAAAGCGATGATAAAAAAGGCAGGAAGTGAGACATAACCAAAGACAAGATGACTCATATTGGTGTGATCCCAACCGTTGATGATATAACCTAGTGTCCCACTAACGGCAATAGGAAATCCAATCGCCGCACTGGTACCGATTGCTTTTTTTATATCCACATTTTGCCAGATGAGATAAGGCACACTCAAAGACCCTCCTCCGATGGAAACTAACGCAGAGATAGCCCCGATGATGGACCCTGAGAAAAATTGTCCAGGGGCATTCAAGAGTTTTCGACTTGGTTTTGGTTTTTTGTTCAAAAACATTTGTATGGAAACATAGGCCATAAAGATAGAGAAAAATATTGCCAGATAAAAAGAGCTTAAAACCGAGGCTAAAAAAGTCGCCAAAAACGTACCGATTAAAATCCCTGGCGTCATCATTTTGACGACATCCCAAATCACGCCCCCACGTTTATGGTGGGCTCTCAAACTCGCAAATGACGTGATGACGATGGTCGCCATCGAAGTTCCAAGTGCCATATGGACGACCTCAGCGGGTGCCATACCTTGCATCAAAAAAAGCGTGGTGAGTGTGGGCACGATGATACCACCACCCCCAATACCCATAAGCCCCGCGGCCACGCCGACAAATGAGCCTAGGATAATATAATAAATGATAAATTCAAAACCGGGCATGTAGATTCCTTTGAGCGATGTTACATTATTTTGAAGTATCATATCGTTTGTATTTAAATATAATCTTAAAT
This genomic window from Sulfurospirillum sp. 1612 contains:
- the aspA gene encoding aspartate ammonia-lyase; this translates as MRTRIEHDLIGEKEIPNDVYYGVQTARAMENFHITGVRLSRFPTFIVSLAKVKKAVALANFELQLLSEEKAEAICKACDAIIEGKYHDQFVVDMIQGGAGTSTNMNANEVIANIGLEFMGHKKGEYQYLHPNNDVNLSQSTNDAYPTAINVNLYEKLIEFTESLAVIRDAFFNKASEFKDVIKMGRTQLQDAVPMTLEQEFRAYGIMIHEDIYRVSETLRLVKEINLGATAIGTGINTHPDYAKTVEAKLQEVTHRPFVTAEDLVEATQGTGAYIQISGVLKRVATKMSKICNDLRLLSSGPRTGFGEINLPAMQPGSSIMPGKVNPVIPEVVNQVCFQVIGSDVAVTMAAEAGQLQLNVFEPLIIYNLSNSINMMKNAFETLAYKCVDGITANKEHCLDLVLNSIGLVTALNPYLGYENSTLVAKEALKTGGSVYNIVLEKGLLSKEELDEIIKPENMISPKNITTKH
- a CDS encoding sulfite exporter TauE/SafE family protein, with protein sequence MPGFEFIIYYIILGSFVGVAAGLMGIGGGGIIVPTLTTLFLMQGMAPAEVVHMALGTSMATIVITSFASLRAHHKRGGVIWDVVKMMTPGILIGTFLATFLASVLSSFYLAIFFSIFMAYVSIQMFLNKKPKPSRKLLNAPGQFFSGSIIGAISALVSIGGGSLSVPYLIWQNVDIKKAIGTSAAIGFPIAVSGTLGYIINGWDHTNMSHLVFGYVSLPAFFIIAFCSYFTAPIGVKLTHILPVQITKRIFALLLITLSIKMLSSFI